The genome window GTCGTGGCGTCGGTCCGCTTCAGCGAGGAGAGCAGCTGGACCATCGTGTCCTCGTCGTCGTCGAGGAGGAACCGCAACAGCATCGTCGAGTCGAAGACGACCCGGTCGATGTCGCGGGAGTTGATGAACCCGGTGAGGCGGTTGGTGACGCCCGAGCGGTCGCGCCGGTCGCCGGGGAGGCCGAAGAAGCGCCGCCCGTCCGACGAGAAGGAGTCGAGGAAGGTGACGCGGTCGGAGTCGAGCGCGCGGTCGAACCCGAACTCGTAGCCGCTCATGTCCTCGCGGATCCCCTCCTTCGTCTCGTGCATGCTGATGTAGAGGACGTCCTCGCCGTTCCGGGCGCCCTGGGCCGCGAACTGCGAACAGAAGGTCGTTTTGCCGCTCCCGGGCGGACCGCTGACCACGTAGAGGCGGTCCGCGGGGAACCCGCCGTCGACGAGGGCGTCGAACCCCGGGACGCCGCTTGAGACGCGCATACGTGGGAGACCCGTCGGACGGCTGATAAGCGTTGGCACCCGGTTCTCACGGGTGAGAACCGACGCAGCCCTCGCGTGTCCCGCGTCGATCCGAGGGCGGCCGCTTCTCCCGACTACGCCTCCGCGGCCTCGACGTCGTCGAGGTCGGCGGCGAGCGCGTCGTCGACGTCCGGCGAGACCCACACGACGAACCGGTCGTCGGACTTGACGATGCCGCGGACGCCCTCGTCCTCGACGGTGGTGTTCTGGTCGACGTCCTCGGGCGAGACGTCGCGGACCTGGAACACCTCGTCGACCATCCAGCCGACCGTCCCGCCCTCGTCGATCTCGCCGTCGTCGAAGACGACGATCCGCTCGCGCGGCCCGTCCTCGTCGATGTCGAACACCGTCTTCGGGTCGACGATCGTCGTCGTCCGGCCGCGGAGGTCCATCACGCCCTCGACGTGGTCCGGCGAGTTGGGGATCCGCGTGAGCTCGCCGGCGTCGACGATCTCGTCGATGACGCCGATGTCCAGACAGTACGTCCCGTCGCCCAGGCCGAACTCCAACACCTTGGTCGGTTCGGCGTCCGCCTCTGTTGCTGCCATGCCCGTAGCTGCGGCGAACCGACAGATAATCGTGTCCCCTGAATTATCAGGGGTGATTACTGGGTCCGTGGATTTATGCTGATTCTGGGCGCGCCGTGAGACATGAGCAGGACGACGGATCGGCGCGGCGGTCGGGACGGGTCGCCGCGGGTGGTGGTCGTCGACGACTCGCCGTTCATGCGGGGACTGATAAGCGACCTCCTGAGCGACGCCGGGGTCGCGGTCGTCGGCGAGGCGGGGGACGGGGAGGAGGCGCTCTCGGTGGTCGCCGAGACGCGTCCCGACGTCGTGACGATGGACGTCGAGATGCCCGGAATGGGCGGGCTCGAAGCCGTCGAGCGGCTGATGGAGGAGACGCCGACGCCGGTGTTGATGCTGTCGGCGCACACGGACGAGGGCGCGGAGGTCACCTTCGAGGCGCTCGACCGCGGCGCGGTCGACTTCTTCGCGAAGCCCGGCGGCGAGGTGTCGACGGGCGTCTCGCGGGAGTCGGAGCGCCTCGTGGAGGCGGTGCGCTCGGTCGCGGGTGCCGACCTCGACGCCGCGACCCGCGAGCGCGACGACCCGAGCGCCGCGGCGTCGCGCTCGCCGGACGCCGGGTCCGAGGCGGACGCGGCCGACGTCGACGGGCCGCTGACCGTGGTGATCGCGGCCTCGACCGGCGGGCCGAACGCCGTCGAGCGCGTGCTGTCCGCGCTGCCGATGGCGGACTGCCGCGTGGTCGTCGTCCAGCACATGCCGGAGGCGTTCACCTCGCGGTTCGCGGACCGGCTCGACGCCGCCTCCGCGTACGACGTGCGCGAGGCCAGCGACGGCGCGCGGATCGGCGCCGGCGAGGTGCTCGTCGCCCGCGGCGGGAGCCACACGCTGATCGACAGCTACCGCTCGGGGCGGCTCCGGGTGAAGCTCGACGCGGACGACGACTCCCACACGGTCACCCCCGCGGCCGACGTGACGATGCGCTCCGCGGCCGAGGTGATCGACGACCCGCTCGTCGGCGTCGTGCTGACCGGGATGGGCTCGGACGCCGCGGCGGGGATCCGCGCGATGGCCGACGCCGGGGCGCGCACGCTGGCGCAGAGCGAGGACACCTGCGTCATCTACGGGATGCCGAAGCGCGCGGTCGAGACCGGCGGGGTCGACGCCGTCTGCGACCTCGACGACGTCGCCGGCGCGATCGTGGGGGGTGAGGCCTGATGGACTCCCACCGCGCCGCGTTCGTCGCCGAGGCCGAAGACGGGATCACCGACCTCAACAACGCCCTACTCGCCCTCGAAGCCGACCCCGAGGACACCGAGGCGATGGACGACGTGTTCCGCGTCGCCCACACCCTGAAGGGGAACGCCGCGGCGATGGGGTACGAGGACGTCTCCGACTTCGGGCACGCCTTAGAGGACCTGCTGGACGCGGTCCGGCAGGGCGACCGCGAGGTGACGCCCGAGCTG of Halorubrum trapanicum contains these proteins:
- a CDS encoding ATPase domain-containing protein; this translates as MRVSSGVPGFDALVDGGFPADRLYVVSGPPGSGKTTFCSQFAAQGARNGEDVLYISMHETKEGIREDMSGYEFGFDRALDSDRVTFLDSFSSDGRRFFGLPGDRRDRSGVTNRLTGFINSRDIDRVVFDSTMLLRFLLDDDEDTMVQLLSSLKRTDATTLLISEMTDPSAYSEEHYLAHGVVFMHNYLEDEGMRRGVQVLKMRGTNVDTDIQDVEFTDGGLRVGSAATVTH
- a CDS encoding chemotaxis protein CheW → MAATEADAEPTKVLEFGLGDGTYCLDIGVIDEIVDAGELTRIPNSPDHVEGVMDLRGRTTTIVDPKTVFDIDEDGPRERIVVFDDGEIDEGGTVGWMVDEVFQVRDVSPEDVDQNTTVEDEGVRGIVKSDDRFVVWVSPDVDDALAADLDDVEAAEA
- the cheB gene encoding chemotaxis-specific protein-glutamate methyltransferase CheB; this translates as MSRTTDRRGGRDGSPRVVVVDDSPFMRGLISDLLSDAGVAVVGEAGDGEEALSVVAETRPDVVTMDVEMPGMGGLEAVERLMEETPTPVLMLSAHTDEGAEVTFEALDRGAVDFFAKPGGEVSTGVSRESERLVEAVRSVAGADLDAATRERDDPSAAASRSPDAGSEADAADVDGPLTVVIAASTGGPNAVERVLSALPMADCRVVVVQHMPEAFTSRFADRLDAASAYDVREASDGARIGAGEVLVARGGSHTLIDSYRSGRLRVKLDADDDSHTVTPAADVTMRSAAEVIDDPLVGVVLTGMGSDAAAGIRAMADAGARTLAQSEDTCVIYGMPKRAVETGGVDAVCDLDDVAGAIVGGEA